Part of the Ruania alba genome is shown below.
GTTCGGCGCCACCGGACTCGGCGCGGAGCCGGAGCCGCACCCGGGCGAGCAGTTCTTCGAACCGGAACGGCTTGGCCATGTAGTCGTCGGCCCCACCCTCCAAACCCGCCACGGTGTCGGTCACGGAGGAACGCGCCGTGAGGATGATCACGGGGATCGCCACACCGAGCGAGCGGATGGTGCGCAGCACGGTGAACCCGTCCTGGTCCGGGAGCCCGAGGTCGAGGACCAGCAGATCGAACTCCCCGGTGCTCGCCAGGTCGATCGCCTCAGTGCCGGTGCCGACCGCCGTCGGGGCGTACCCCGCTGACCGGAGGCCCTTGGCAACGAACGAAGCGATCCGCTCCTCATCCTCGGCGATCAGGATCTGACTCATCGGTGCTCCTTCGAAGCGGTGTCGGTCGGGGCCTTGTGGTGCGCGTCAGTCACGGAATCGACCACGGGCAGGTGGATGGTGATCGTCGTCCCGGCGCCAGGAGCGGAGTCGACGGTGGTGCGTCCACCGTGTGCCTCGGCGATGGAAGCCACGATCGGGAGTCCGAGCCCGATGCCTTCGGTCACCGGGTCGAGACGCTCGAAGCGACCGAACACCCGCTCCTGGTCAGCCTCGGGTATCCCGACGCCCTCGTCCCGCACCCAGAGTGACACGGTGGTCTCGTCGCTCGAGAGCGCGGACCCGACGGCCACGGTGGAGCCGTCCGCAGAGAACTTCACCGCGTTGCTCGCCAGCTGCAGCAACGCCTGGGTGAGTCGCCTCGGATCGGCCTGGATGCGCACGTCCGCCAAGGAGTCGAGCACCCATCGTCGCGAGCCCAGTGTGGCGGCCTTGGCCAGCACGTCGTCGGTGAGCAGGGCCACGTCGACCTCGGAGCGGGTGACGAAGTCGGGACGCCTCGACTTCGCCAGCGTCATCAGATCCTCGACCAGGAGGTTCATCCGGTCGAGCTCGTCCAGGGCGAGCGCCCGCGTGGTCGCCGCGTCGTCGGCGTCCGTGGGGTCCATCA
Proteins encoded:
- a CDS encoding response regulator transcription factor — protein: MSQILIAEDEERIASFVAKGLRSAGYAPTAVGTGTEAIDLASTGEFDLLVLDLGLPDQDGFTVLRTIRSLGVAIPVIILTARSSVTDTVAGLEGGADDYMAKPFRFEELLARVRLRLRAESGGAEPTVLTHGDLSLDLRTRRARVHDREVDLSAREFTLAETFLRSPGQVLSREQLLSRVWGYDFDPGSNVVDVYVRYLRKKLGAQRFETVRGMGYRLS